Proteins encoded by one window of Glycine soja cultivar W05 chromosome 15, ASM419377v2, whole genome shotgun sequence:
- the LOC114387252 gene encoding desiccation-related protein PCC13-62-like, which translates to MHHHFGKKNLKQNMAPQISRGRVPIVVLLASLVLPLLFQEYSSSSVFIASASASESDVDLLEFPLNLEYLEAEFFLFGSLGHGLDVVAPNLSEGGPPPIGARLARLENLIRDIILQFGLQEVGHLRAIKSTVRGFPRPLLDLSTASFAKVMNSAFGRPLVPPFDPYANSINYLLASYVIPYVGLTGYVGANPLLQNATSKRLVAGLLGVESGQDAVIRTLLYERQASLVQPYKVTVAEFTDRISMLRNKLGNAGVKDEGLVVPRVQGAEGSVTDNILAGDKDSLSYPRTPEEILRIIYGGGDEHVPGGFYPNGACGRIAKSYLKYTT; encoded by the exons ATGCATCATCACTTTGGAAAAAAGAACCTAAAACAAAACATGGCACCTCAAATTTCTAGAGGCAGAGTCCCTATTGTTGTTTTGCTAGCCTCTCTAGTCCTCCCCCTCCTTTTTCAAgaatattcttcttcttctgtgttCATTGCAAGTGCATCAGCTTCAGAATCAGATGTTGATCTGTTAGAATTTCCCTTAAATTTAGAATACTTGGAGGCTGAGTTTTTCTTATTTGGTTCCTTGGGTCATGGATTGGATGTGGTTGCTCCAAATTTAAGTGAGGGAGGACCCCCTCCCATTGGTGCCAGATTGGCCAGACTTGAGAACCTCATCAGGGATATCATCTTGCAGTTTGGTTTGCAGGAAGTTGGACACTTGAG GGCCATAAAGAGCACAGTGAGAGGGTTCCCAAGGCCGTTACTTGATCTAAGCACAGCATCTTTTGCAAAAGTAATGAATAGTGCATTTGGGAGACCTCTTGTTCCTCCCTTTGACCCCTATGCTAATTCGATCAACTATCTGTTAGCATCTTATGTGATTCCCTATGTTGGTCTCACTGGTTATGTTGGTGCCAATCCACTGCTGCAAAATGCTACTTCCAAGAGG cTTGTTGCAGGGCTTCTAGGAGTAGAGTCCGGGCAAGATGCAGTTATTCGAACATTGTTGTATGAACGCCAAGCATCATTGGTGCAACCATACAAAGTGACTGTGGCAGAGTTTACAGATCGCATTTCAATGCTTAGGAACAAGCTAGGAAATGCAGGTGTGAAAGACGAGGGTCTTGTGGTGCCTAGAGTGCAAGGTGCTGAGGGTAGTGTCACAGACAACATTCTCGCTGGTGACAAAGATTCACTATCATATCCTAGAACTCCAGAGGAAATATTGAGGATAATATATGGAGGAGGTGATGAACATGTTCCTGGTGGTTTCTACCCTAACGGAGCATGTGGTCGCATAGCTAAATCTTACTTGAAGTACACTACTTAA